Proteins encoded within one genomic window of Triticum aestivum cultivar Chinese Spring chromosome 2D, IWGSC CS RefSeq v2.1, whole genome shotgun sequence:
- the LOC123048316 gene encoding uncharacterized protein: MHHTPSYIEVTADQLKSSFCGKVDVDHDIFSLMIRRLKQIDDGAAQGGDMTRIKHYMEADLMMRVMAGDMRCQHKSIRDQFIGDHITYDVPNCMLIMFPAYVSFAWVCYTIHTIKKKVFIYDPLASENGGAIKQLHMRNCNLLKSAMIEFAKTYFEFWDFGFGDLEPAIIHPKRQVSERHLSGFYTMNFCRNFIGDQEADNIHVDDDSCMAAYYLYDILHLKGNNAKRPHQFIESIDE, translated from the exons ATGCATCACACACCAAGCTACATAGAGGTGACCGCAGACCAGCTGAAGAGTTCCTTCTGCGGTAAGGTTGATGTAGATCACGACATTTTTAGCCTTATGATTCGGAGACTGAAACAGATAGATGATGGAGCTGCCCAAGGCGGAGATATGACCAGAATAAAACATTACATGGAGGCTGATCTCATG ATGCGTGTGATGGCAGGAGATATGCGATGTCAGCATAAATCCATTCGGGATCAGTTCATTGGAGATCACATCACCTACGACGTACCAAATTGTATGCTG ATTATGTTTCCGGCCTACGTCAGCTTCGCTTGGGTATGTTACACAATACATACAATTAAAAAGAAGGTGTTCATCTATGACCCGTTAGCATCGGAGAATGGTGGAGCAATCAAACAACTACATATGAGAAACTGCAACCTGTTGAAGTCTGCTATGATTGAGTTTGCAAAAACATATTTTGAATTTTGGGACTTCGGGTTCGGTGACTTAGAACCGGCTATTATTCATCCTAAACGTCAAGTGTCTGAAAG GCACCTATCTGGGTTTTACACAATGAACTTCTGCAGGAACTTCATCGGTGACCAAGAGGCAGATAATATTCATGTG GACGATGACAGTTGTATGGCGGCATATTACCTTTACGACATTCTACATCTCAAGGGGAACAATGCAAAGAGGCCACATCAGTTCATCGAGTCTATCGATGAATGA
- the LOC123055512 gene encoding uncharacterized protein: MQNYSKLNKLPTIVEEDETDRGDGYNGPTFRCSVQKMYSVISQFDQQKREIVNSMGWGGTLSMPLISNLSVRHMVWLLGMVDEVRQAIVLGPNKVFKFNESDVEKVFGIPAAGTDVMDRTLDRSDTVYAYLRGRLGIENKEVRSLKSIQSILSCDYKGKMSQTEVAAFKTAYIVFMMTHVFAPTVKNDYFYTDYWPALVDPDSLDKFNWGRYIVEVVCAAAVKMKQDIRRKATVSNIIGCLLFLQVLYLDNIQLGDLSMTHDVFPRIKAFTVDKIRAMINADKRPMDSSKNGDFIYGISAPRDADSSAYSRADDEDNAQQGGDAWACATKICDAMGLTHQAKLNLYNELTAHQEDIIKQVEVMNAKFYEKIYRMLNDNSFTRNKGVMHASGLTNVSRDNNATKSSTVEADMASDDVSSPEKRNDEAFVIHMQNKRPRVDIDATSNAVASQHGGGMRSNSEMDVDLNVADLLASTLEGNTMDVRNHVNTVCWDNEPSFDLGLDFTPSSKVGKNKSFSCRYQDGGCALFGNISDGDVADINNGSQGVTSSCESWRNDGITGGSSDGQGPNKSSHTPSACPSDNLGTPASSVADSVPPYWYLSEQTRSSSPTSVDKIIQDYFVFEKDTRFTDIINLNAKILDFDVSNSPVVKRRTVSHTNHVAGPCITALASHDKKVIDDFFCFVASMEESHAEKW, encoded by the exons ATGCAG AACTACAGCAAGCTCAACAAGTTGCCCACAATCGTTGAAGAGGACGAAACAGACAGGGGCGACGGGTATAATGGCCCTACTTTCAGATGTTCAGTTCAGAAGATGTACTCTGTTATTTCGCAGTTTGACCAGCAGAAACGAGAAATTGTTAACTCTATGGGTTGGGGTGGCACTCTATCCATGCCTCTCATCAGCAACCTAAGCGTCAGGCATATGGTCTGGCTTCTGGGGATGGTGGATGAGGTCAGACAAGCCATTGTACTGGGACCGAATAAGGTTTTTAAGTTCAATGAGAGTGATGTTGAGAAGGTATTCGGAATCCCGGCAGCTGGAACAGATGTCATGGACAGAACTCTTGATAGGAGTGACACTGTATATGCATACTTGCGTGGTCGTTTGGGGATAGAGAACAAGGAAGTAAGAAGTCTGAAGAGCATACAGTCCATACTGTCATGTGACTACAAGGGGAAGATGTCACAAACAGAGGTGGCTGCATTCAAAACTGCGTACATCGTATTCATGATGACACATGTATTTGCACCGACAGTCAAGAATGACTACTTCTACACTGATTATTGGCCAGCACTGGTCGACCCAGATAGCTTGGATAAGTTCAATTGGGGAAGATATATTGTTGAAGTAGTGTGTGCAGCCGCCGTTAAGATGAAACAAGATATTCGCAGGAAAGCGACGGTGTCGAACATAATAGGATGCCTGCTCTTCCTACAG GTTTTATATCTAGACAACATTCAGTTGGGGGACTTAAGCATGACACATGATGTGTTCCCCAGAATTAAAGCTTTCACCGTGGATAAAATTAGAGCCATGATTAATGCCGACAAAAGGCCAATGGATTCATCGAAAAACGGAGATTTCATTTATGGAATTTCAGCA CCACGGGATGCTGATAGTTCAGCATATTCTAGGGCAGATGACGAAGATAATGCGCAACAAGGGGGGGATGCTTGGGCATGCGCAACCAAGATTTGTGATGCTATGGGCTTGACGCATCAG GCCAAACTTAACCTATATAATGAGCTGACAGCACACCAAGAGGACATCATTAAACAGGTTGAAGTTATGAATGCAAAATTTTATGAGAAGATATACAGAATGTTAAATGACAACAGCTTTACACGTAATAAGGGTGTGATGCATGCATCCGGGTTGACGAATGTAAGTAGAGACAACAATGCCACGAAATCTTCAACAGTGGAGGCTGATATGGCTTCTGATG ATGTGAGCAGCCCAGAAAAGAGGAACGATGAAGCTTTCGTTATCCATATGCAAAATAAACGCCCTCGTGTGGATATCGATGCAACAAGCAACGCAGTAGCATCACAACATGGTGGGGGGATGAGATCTAATTCTGAGATGGATGTCGATCTCAATGTGGCCGACCTGCTGGCTAGTACGCTTGAGGGGAACACAATGGATGTTAGGAATCATGTGAACACGGTTTGCTGGGACAATGAGCCGAGTTTTGATTTAGGTCTGGATTTCACACCGTCATCAAAGGTGGGCAAGAACAAGAGTTTCAGCTGTAGATATCAAGACGGTGGTTGTGCTTTATTCGGAAATATATCTGATGGGGATGTTGCTGACATTAACAACGGATCTCAAGGTGTTACATCATCATGCGAATCGTGGCGAAATGATGGCATCACGGGTGGGAGTAGTGATGGTCAAGGACCAAATAAGTCATCACACACCCCCAGCGCATGTCCTTCAGACAATTTGGGCACTCCTGCAAGTTCAGTAGCCGACTCTGTTCCTCCCTACTGGTACCTCAGTGAGCAGACAAGGTCGTCCTCACCGACATCCGTTGATAAAATTATTCAAGACTATTTTGTATTTGAGAAGGACACAAGGTTTACGGACATTATTAACCTCAACGCAAAGATTTTGGATTTCGACGTCAGCAACTCGCCTGTGGTCAAAAGGAGAACTGTGTCACACACAAACCATGTGGCAGGGCCATGCATCACTGCATTGGCCAGTCATGACAAGAAGGTCATAGACGATTTTTTCTGCTTCGTAGCAAGTATGGAAGAATCACATGCAGAGAAATGGTAA
- the LOC123048320 gene encoding putative disease resistance protein At1g63350, with translation MHGDLKEVFPLDPKRQQKQEIIRFPKLRHIHLYQLSALKGICGSRMFAPNLETVKVRGCWGLSRLPAISRSTSKRPKVDCEKDWWDNLKWDGLEAKHDPSLYEPRHSRYYKKAHLPRGTVLR, from the exons ATGCACGGTGATCTGAAGGAAGTCTTTCCTTTGGACCCTAAGCGCCAACAGAAGCAGGAAATTATAAGGTTTCCCAAGCTAAGGCACATCCACCTGTACCAGCTCTCCGCTCTAAAGGGCATCTGTGGGAGCAGGATGTTCGCGCCCAACCTTGAGACCGTCAAGGTCAGGGGCTGTTGGGGCCTTAGCCGCCTGCCGGCCATCAGCCGCAGCACCAGCAAGCGGCCCAAGGTGGACTGTGAGAAGGACTGGTGGGACAACCTGAAGTGGGACGGTCTCGAGGCGAAACACGACCCTTCGCTCTATGAACCACGCCACTCGCGATACTACAAGAAAGCCCACCTGCCAAGAGGCACCGTACTCAG GTAA